The sequence below is a genomic window from Cicer arietinum cultivar CDC Frontier isolate Library 1 chromosome 6, Cicar.CDCFrontier_v2.0, whole genome shotgun sequence.
GTTTTAGTGGTTTTATCTTAGAGTCTTCCCTCATAATTCTCTCCACAATCCTTAATAGATTTAATTAGATGTCTcatgtattgaaaaaaaaagagaaaagtatAATGTCAAGTGTTCACGTGAGACTATAAAATGTTCTTTTATGCTTTCACCCAAAAAATGGAGTATACAATTTCCTTATGcttttctcttaaatttttttaaacccCCTATTGTGTTATTTGATTAGATGCACAACTCAATAGTCAGTTTTGGTGTTGATAATATTGTCCATCACTTAAATGGGATGTACAATCCATTTTAATTCACATGATGTTAAATACACTGCTATCTTTCAGTAGCATATTTCACTCAAAAATATACTACCGGGAAGCTAGTTTTGTTTTTTGCGGTTGATTCGCAACTAAAAAAACTTTGGAAGTTATACCTTGTACTCCCAATTTTACCTATACCCccacaatattttaaaaatgccaTTTTTAGCCTTAATTTCTTTTACTATTTTACCAATTATcaaataattcaagtttttcgGTACGTAGAGGATTTTCAGAAATTATCAAAAAACATTTTACAAATTTTCCGGTACTTAAGGTTAAAAAAGTTGTGTCTCAGGAAACTATTATGTACCAGAAAACTAGTAAAAAAGTTTTCTGGTAcacatcttttttaaaaaattagttaaaaaaataaattaaataaataacaaaggaataaaaaaaattaaaaaaacttttggAAATCTTATGGTTTTAAATTTTTCGGTAACTATCGAaaagcaaatttaaaaaaaaaaattcgatgattttggaaaatttcaaataagttTTTAGGTATCGAAAatcttgaaaataaatttttcgtAATATAATTTATGTACTGAAAAACTTTAAGAAAAAATTAGTACTTACTTGTGTACCGAAAAACTGAAAtaataaaagagtaaaaaaatgcaagttttaatatttatgcaAAGGCATGTATGTCATTTCATTGTATTTGTAGGGTAGAAGTAAAATTTGATAGATGTTCCAAAAACTTTTCGTTTGGGCTACTATCTTTATCACTCCATGGGCCTTATTATAGAGCCCAATTAAATTTGCCTTGATACGGAATCAGTGACATTTGCTTTGACGAAGAACAAAAGTAGCTGCAAGTGCACAAGATTCAACATAGGCGCATAGTAGCATTAACAGCGAAATCGAAAAATGAGAAAGTTCGATCCATGGCCCGTTTTCTTCAAGCGAGAATGGAAACGTAACTGGCCATTCCTCGTTGGATTCGCAGTCACCGGAGCTGTTATCACCAAGTTATCTCTTGGCTTTACCGGTAATTAAACCACACCGTTCATCTTCGCTTTTTACCtctctcaattttattttttattcaataaatatgttttttcgATACTTTTCTATACCTAATTTACcgtcacttttttttttgtggcaGAGGAAGATGCTAAGAATTCGAAATTCGTTCAGGCGCACAAGAGGTAAACCCTACATCTACTTACCAAATCGTGATTATCGttttttagtattaattttttagcAATCAGCAAAGAAAAAATTAGATCGCCagagtttttttaatttttatgataaaatttgtGTATGAAGTAATTGAGAAAAACGAAACAAAACAATAGTCCAGGGTTTTTATGTTTTGATGCATTTAAAAATGATACTTCATTACTTGATTAAGTTAGAAATCAAAGCAGTGAATGTGTCCATTTTCATTAGGATTATTTGTCTATGAAGCATGGATATTGACACTAACACTAGACTGACACATCGATCatggtaataatttgagaaaatgagttaattgaatgtaatcaatgtGTCGATTTTAATGTATTGGTGTTGTGTTGGTGTCGGATACCGGGACATGCTTATGATCAGGAGTATTGTTGCTTCAaagtatttttgttgttgttacaCATTCAGAGAAATGTGAGTTTAATTTTCATTCAGAACTGATACTCTAGGTGGGAATTAATAATTTTCAACTTGGTGGaagcaaattatttaatactcaGTAGCCTTTGGCTTATCACAAAATTCGTGCGAATTTCAAAGAAGAactatgtttttgttttttggatGTTGAAAGTGTTTGTTCTATTATGAAGTTATACTCTGGGAAGATATTGTGTTTCTTTCTTATGCTGGTGTAATGTGTAATGGATTACAAACTCTGTAACACCGACACCTCTGACCGAAGGTGTGTCCCGGTGTCCAACACCGACcctttaattatattcaattaattcattttctcaaattattacggGTGTCGATGTGTCAGTGTCATGTCTTGTGTCCTTGCTTCATAGATTACAAATTAACAATGAAATGGATCATATGCACATATTAATCACCAAGAAGTAACAACTTGAATTGAGGAACTACTACTCTACGAGTTATAACTTTTTATTCTAGTTgatcttattttgttttttcttctacATAATTGATTTCTtgtatatatgtaattattatatgGTTATCATCATAGGCATGCATCTACAtttattgattttgataatTGGGCATTTGGCTATTCCAGGTAATTTCGGAATGGGGACACTGCACTGGCCTTGCACCTCATGTTAGTTGTGTCAAGATTACTTGTCTTGATTTTTTGCATTGTAATAACAGAAGAGAGATATTCTATATACTCCCTCTAtcatcatattattattttcagttTTGGTCCTTTACCTAAATCTGCTTGAAAAGTTCATACTAAGCAATTATTGATTTTCTCTATTGTGATGCTTATCCTACTTGGAATTTCTCTTTTGGTGTACATTAGTTTATCACTATTCAGCTATTACTTTGTAGATATAAGATTTTGAGGGGGATTGTTTACATAGACACCATTCATTGGTGCCAGCTATTTGATTTAGTTCCCAATTGAAATGTAGGCTTTCTGTTCATTTAGTTATCCATAATGGGTTATCCTATTGTAGAATAAGGTACCTGAAGATGGAAGTTCTATGTCCAGGTATGATTAATGGGTGAGATAGATTTCGTTGAACAATGCTACCACTTGAATCCTGTTGTATTactcaaaaaaaattgaacagaTGAGAAAATATATTCTTGGGGATGTGGGGTTATGGGTGATTTTATTCGAGGAAATATAATGTCAAATTTATGATAATTgagtattaaataaaatagactaCCATGTTGGCTGAATATGGGTGAGATTTAACTACCAGATCAAGCTTTGAGAGTTACAGTAGTAAACTTTTGTTGAAAGGCCATCATCCGCAAGGTATCACGAGTAgagtttcttttctttgatgGCCTTCGTTAAATAACGATGAGCCTGAAAAATAATAGCAAGAGTCACTTACAAATTtaccttttgttttcttttcaatttccacATCCATTAAAACCACTAGTATTCTTCATTAAagtcaattttgaaatttctcCCCACTGTTTTTTGTAATTGAAGTTCTATATTTCTCTCTGCTGATTCTTCCAATGAGTTCTGTCTAGCAGATGAGACTAATATATATGTCTTTGCATTTTGTTCTGTCACCGAGAAAATATATGATACATTGATACATGATAATACAGAGAAAGCTGAACCATGAAAGAAGTGGCCCTTCTTCATGCAAACATTGTATTAGAGTATACAAGTTTGCCAACTAGTTAGTAGTTAGATTCAATACACAATTTGGTGGATTTTAATATACAAATCTAGagcagaaaaataaaaatccttACATAGATAGCAGTAACGATTCCAATCCTTGCTGTTTTCGGAGGTGAATTGttctgttttttaattttgaaataactCAGATAATCAGAGGCATCTAAACTAAAATGTGTATATTTTGTATGTGTCATTTAGTTTTATGCAAGTCTTTGGGGATTGTAAGATGATCATGAAATGAGATATTTGTGTAAAGAGGGTGTCCTGTTCTGTATTCAAAATGAGAACTCACATAATTAGAGGCATGTGCTCTTGTCTATATTTCTGTTAAGTGAGATATTTCTGTTAGGAGAATTGTGCTCTTGTGTATATATTCATTTGTTTGGAAAATCTAAATGAAGAGAAGAAAATGAATGACGGGTATAACTGATGTATCACTCTACAATACATATATCATGCAATCAATTCTGTATCCAGATTATTTGTCAACGCCATTGTTTTTCCTCCATGTAATATTACATAGCAAACCGACTATAGATCGAAGCTTCTCAGGAGCCATTCAACTTACAATCTGCATTTGCTCCTGATTAATTTGAATTCTCAAACAGGCTTCTTGgttgtgtttctttttcttGGGGTGCTAGGTCCTACTGGTGCCCGCGGTTGTGATGAAAAGAGATTAAATGGAAATGGAATGTATTGCTTTTATTGTTTAAGATAAGGTTGAGCATAATGAAATTCAATACACGGATTTCATTCTCATTTCGCCCAAAATTCCTTTCTCTTCTTCATTTTGGgtttgtgtttttaaaaaaagaggCTTTGATTGCTTGGTTCGGTAAATACCAGTTCAACTTTAATTGGACTAACAagtcatcattttttaaatttaaaattaaattctgtatttttttcCCTCTTTTATTGTACTTATATGCTCTTTGCTAAAATTAATGGAATTCTAACTGATATGGGAATAGAGGGAGCTAGATGTCAAGAAAGTTAATTAAgctatttgttataattttggAGAAAGATACTACAACCATATACAAATTCAGCTAATACAAACAAAGAAGTTTTTGAATAAGCACAAGTTATAAACCAAAGGGGAAGTTGATACAAGATGAGGGACAGTCTTTtttcacaaatataaaattagggaatgaaaaattattattaattattgttttggaGGATGAGGAATAATCATGAACAATGCCACTGATTTTTctactatttttcttttgtaaacCAAAAGTGGGAGATAACCTCTTTCTCTCTTAATTCATTCATCTCATATACTCGTACACACCAAACAAAGGTTACACTTAcacatgaattaaaataattccCTTGCATTGGTTAATGGCTCCCAAGGTGGTCCATCTGTCTTTTAATTCCCATTATTACAAGACCAGATATATTAAAATGACAATTTTATTGAAAGTGTCGTTCGTCCTTTTAAGCCgtcctaataaaaaaattaaaacagatAAGCTAACAAATTAAGGCAATAAGAGGGGGCACAAGAGACAATGCTTGTAAATAAGCAGGAGTTGGTAGCTACATTAGAGGCTGAAGTTTAATCAATAAATCCATGGCATTAttatgatataaaaataaaaaattgaaaggcAAATTCGATGCATGAATACCTACTTTTTTTTGGTGAAGGGAGGGAGGCATatgcttaattttaaattagctataataattaatttgagcTTTTTCATAACAAATCAATGCTTAGGTTGAGTACAAACCAATACAAAACCACCGATTTCAAATGTAAGTGAACATATGGTTAAAGAAAATTGATAcgtttagtttaaaaatttaaactaaatagaacaatttttttaatcattgttttgtttgaaatcagaTTATTATCTTTAAGACATGGACATAAAGCAATTTACTTTGTCGGTTTGTCCTTTCTCAACACAATAAACGTTACATGGCAATGCTAAAGCTAAAATATGCATTAGATATCTTCCAAGATAAGCACACTTCAAATATACAGGCTAACACAGCCAATGAGAGCCATTCATTTAGTGGGCCTGGTTCACTCCAAGACTAGGGAGGttgactttataaaaaataaaacacccTCTCATTGTTAGTGGAATCATTAGGTCTATCCTCTCATAGTTTccactaaatatataataataattagacttattttacaaaacaacGATGCTAAGAGAAAATTATCTCTatagttaattaatattgataatgAATCTGCTAACTAAAATAACAACGAtcttaaaagaaatttataCTAAATAGTTAATATTTATAGTGAATTTGTCAATCAAGATTGACGGTAAAATGGTCAATTCATTTAATCTAGATTGAATTGAGAAGGATGATCGAACTTGGTTCGCGAGAAATTCTTTGTCTCCTAAGTGAGGTAGTATTTGTAAACACTTTAACCTCAAATAAacaagtgtttgagtttttttttaaatggtgtttTAGGAGAGTGAGATGTTGGAATAGAAAAGGTATAtctgttgtttttgaaattcgaaaacctttgaaaacaatttatgccaccgaaagtattattgggttgagtcgcggactaggtcgctctctttaagacgttttgaGGCACTgtccaaaattgtgcaaggcagactatcaaccacgaaatctccaggataaaacagcccagatactctgtatcggagttctactgcactgtagaaaaccgttctagaattacaccctcaatatggcagtcttacgactgacactcgtaatatggcagTCTCACGActgacactcgtaatatggcacaATGACCACTCGAAAAGGaagaaagagatgaagcagtaagaagggggagaagagagaaaagcctcagatgcAGAGAACatttggtgtgattttccaactgaggagaactctctatttatagaggaaaatcGCAACTGGAACTGAGAAATCCATGGATCACcagaacgtgcgctccaagtagtgctctcagaaacgtgcgctccaagccCCCAAAACGTGCGCCCCAAACTCAGGAAGTTGACTCTGACTTTTGACCGGACAGCTAGGAAACGTGAGaccaaagattagggttttgactaGGCAAAATCAGACGCACGAATTCAGGGAGGAAGACTGGATCAGATATGACTAGGTGGAGGGCAGTTACGTAATTAACGTTTCAATTAGAGATAGAACGCAGGCAATcagttaattaaaattgattaattaattttcaggcaaaataataatacaccataAAGCCAAAGCCGAGCCGAGCCAGGCCGGACGGACGGCGGCGCGCGTggtatccctccaatgtgggacttctcaattttttcaattcacaacaacactagctctcataaatgccatcattatttccaatgaatttttcattaaaggcatcatcatttccaacaatatCTACTCATGTGTtagaataattatatttatagtgAGGGTTGGGTACTGGTCAGCGAGATATTCACCATAATCTTTGTATTTGTCAGCTTCTAGCCATTGGGGTTAGGGTTGGTTGCGGATCCAAAATTTTCTCTAAGTGTCATTGTGGATTGTGTCGTGTTGGGTCTGAGTATATTAGTTAAGGATTGGACATTGTGCTAGTCTAGAACACTGTCCTACCATCAACTTCTCTAAAATGAGGATAATCTAAACAAGATAGGTAGAATGGTTgaaactcttttcagtaaagATTAAccttttaataacaaaaaatgcacattgttttttaaattggtttatcaaaacaaaaacaaaaccttCAAAACTATTCCACTAAAAATCTAACGTAATTCTATTATCAATGTAGAAATAATAAAACTCTTAGTTTATTAGGCTACaactagaagaaaaaaagttaatgaTGGCTTAAAAGTAATCgagtcaataaaaaattaacttcaaataaaaGACAAACAAGTTAAATAGCCAGACCACCTTACGTGCTAGAGTTTATAATCTAAATCGTTCCAtctaaaataatagaa
It includes:
- the LOC101508258 gene encoding ATP synthase small subunit 6, mitochondrial is translated as MRKFDPWPVFFKREWKRNWPFLVGFAVTGAVITKLSLGFTEEDAKNSKFVQAHKR